From Geomonas agri, one genomic window encodes:
- a CDS encoding LysR family transcriptional regulator yields the protein MAITLRQLEIFEKVAMCGQVTQASNQLLLTQSAVSMALAELERLSGAPLFERSGRRLYLNDRGRQLLPEAREVLARVHRIERFLEESIGTPTGTLVVGASTTIGNYLLPAMVGEFSRLYPGAKALLQVGNALQVEQGVEAGELDLGLIEGLQHLPSLEASPWRRDELVLIVGKDHPWASLGRATPDMLKDAAWIMRETGSGTREIFEAAMERAGVSYAVALELGHTEAIKKAVEAGLGVGCISRMAVQRELDQGWLYEVANPVDLQRTLLIVTRKNDYRSALFKAFLDLLENNKEL from the coding sequence ATGGCTATTACGCTGAGGCAGTTGGAGATCTTCGAGAAAGTTGCGATGTGCGGGCAGGTGACGCAAGCGAGCAATCAACTGCTCTTGACGCAGTCTGCGGTCAGCATGGCGCTCGCGGAACTGGAGCGGTTGTCGGGGGCGCCGCTCTTCGAGCGTTCCGGGCGGCGGCTCTATTTAAACGATCGCGGTCGGCAGTTGCTCCCCGAGGCCCGGGAGGTGCTGGCAAGGGTGCACAGGATAGAGAGGTTCCTGGAGGAATCGATCGGGACCCCGACGGGAACGCTGGTAGTCGGTGCGAGCACTACCATCGGCAATTACCTCCTTCCTGCAATGGTCGGCGAGTTCTCGCGTCTCTACCCTGGCGCCAAGGCTCTTTTGCAGGTGGGCAACGCGCTCCAGGTAGAGCAGGGGGTCGAGGCGGGCGAGCTGGATCTCGGGTTAATCGAAGGGCTGCAGCACCTCCCGTCCCTCGAGGCCTCCCCTTGGCGGCGGGATGAATTGGTGTTGATCGTGGGGAAGGATCACCCTTGGGCATCGCTGGGGCGAGCGACGCCGGACATGCTGAAGGATGCGGCCTGGATCATGAGGGAAACGGGATCCGGCACCCGGGAGATTTTTGAAGCCGCCATGGAGAGGGCAGGGGTGAGCTACGCGGTGGCTCTTGAACTGGGGCACACGGAGGCGATCAAGAAGGCGGTGGAAGCTGGGTTAGGGGTAGGGTGCATCTCGCGCATGGCCGTGCAACGTGAGCTCGACCAGGGATGGCTGTACGAGGTGGCCAATCCGGTCGACCTGCAGCGAACCCTGTTGATCGTAACCAGGAAAAACGACTATCGCAGCGCCTTGTTCAAGGCTTTCCTGGATCTGCTGGAAAACAATAAAGAGCTTTAG